AAAATCGTGAATACGAATCCGCAAGGTTTTTAAGTGAGGATTGAATAGCAACGCTGTCGACTTCTTTTAACCATACGAATTCTTTTTTTAGCTGCGTTAATTCGGCAGAACATGAATTGTAAGTGAGTCCTTTGCCTGTTTCCTTATATGTATCGTTCCAACGTGCTAAAAAGTGATTATATACGAAACGAGAACAACCAATCGTCTTTGCGATTAAGATTTCTTGTTCTTTGTTTGGGTAGATACGGAATTTGTATGCTTTGTTGACCAACATTGCTTTTCACCTCACTTTAGACCTTGACTTTCGATATACTTTTTAACTACGTTGATGGGAGAGCCACCAGTCGTTAGTAGACAAAAACTTCTTGACCAAAACATTTCTTTCCATAATTTTTTTCTTACTTGTGGAAAGTCCTTTTTAATCATTCGAGAACTTGC
Above is a genomic segment from Litoribacterium kuwaitense containing:
- a CDS encoding helix-turn-helix domain-containing protein, with protein sequence MLVNKAYKFRIYPNKEQEILIAKTIGCSRFVYNHFLARWNDTYKETGKGLTYNSCSAELTQLKKEFVWLKEVDSVAIQSSLKNLADSYSRF
- a CDS encoding transposase, which produces ASSRMIKKDFPQVRKKLWKEMFWSRSFCLLTTGGSPINVVKKYIESQGLK